A part of Gambusia affinis linkage group LG21, SWU_Gaff_1.0, whole genome shotgun sequence genomic DNA contains:
- the si:dkey-118j18.2 gene encoding uncharacterized protein si:dkey-118j18.2, producing MELYWYIVVIIFIIIKIFFYVCWYRSRQRQLAAYLSNTRNAQIVIVGGRAYLHQMCERQNQASVWPSWYGVQEDFSVEEPSSTMPPTASFSHLEMPPPYEVVSGEDDLKPPPYSECAQNDESDSPHLSHNTPLISQGGNSVRISEAPPPYTLTPPPVAGPQGSPVSQSEPLPEGRAT from the exons ATGGAGCTTTACTGGTATAT AGTTGTTATAATATTCATCATCATAAAGATCTTCTTCTATGTGTGCTGGTACCGGTCAAGACAAAGGCAGCTGGCAGCATATTTGAGCAACACCCGCAATGCACAAATAGTCATCGTCGGAGGAAGGGCTTACCTTCATCAGATGTGTGAGAGACAGAAT CAAGCATCTGTGTGGCCCAGTTGGTATGGCGTTCAAGAGGACTTTTCAGTTGAGGAACCGTCCTCAACAATGCCCCCGACTGCATCCTTCTCCCACCTGGAAATGCCCCCACCATACGAGGTGGTCTCTGGAG AGGATGACCTGAAGCCGCCTCCATACAGCGAATGCGCTCAAAACGATGAGTCCGACTCCCCTCATCTCTCCCACAACACTCCTCTCATTTCCCAGGGTGGAAACTCGGTTCGCATCAGCGAAGCTCCTCCCCCCTACACACTGACTCCTCCTCCAGTAGCCGGCCCCCAGGGCAGTCCTGTAAGCCAGAGCGAGCCTCTGCCAGAAGGCAGGGCCACTTAA